Proteins encoded together in one Malaclemys terrapin pileata isolate rMalTer1 chromosome 16, rMalTer1.hap1, whole genome shotgun sequence window:
- the B3GNT4 gene encoding N-acetyllactosaminide beta-1,3-N-acetylglucosaminyltransferase 4 isoform X2 gives MGGLSASAAFREHLRRLCLGEFPCGAGSWNRSRFELRKRKPGGNAARREADAGTAQHQEIGTPSEESLETLMEFVSSQDSPWALPPDCSPEDQHLRELAVQSPQLIRDNFIFLFFRSLRIVDKGVNEVDENLLKFQNLEELILSANQISKINSAHLPRTLKVLELCGNEIVGLQDLCSHPPPELQHLGLGYNRLLGSSEDKYLTAEFWPNLLSLDLSFNNFTDLLGIVSKLATLWRLRTLVLLGNPLVLIPGYRGFVIDSLPKLCILDDRNISPDEKHQFHGLSSKPDLIVNKAQLVVSVGKIKGVPNPIKPEELESGPESPVITHSYYVTYEFVEREKAEDTNNAEVIKFHQSQMVATPNPGSPPESVDTGGLESPAMSSLLQQEPPANRANRHLTPRKPWAETIECSHRREHVTGDLVALKAFLMTGTTVTVVEEKLKYCSLGTRLFYLARCFHGPLLQLWLKMQARRGRQRREKQRRRSQRTVGNKQKKKKESPIELRSDPPLLRSLGSGHVNLESLLTGDQLVAVVCDFGVLITEETTQPPSPKEKDGKKSKDKNKKTKTGGESPASQKTTVAAKGKGKNKESPEGKEVQEIQPVPLTVEFQVQLIQWTTAFDAQHQ, from the exons ATGGGCGGCCTCAGCGCCTCCGCCGCCTTCCGGGAGCATCTCCGCCGGCTGTGCCTGGGTGAATTCCCCTGCGGCGCCGGCAGCTGG AACAGGTCCCGTTTCGAATTAAGGAAAAGGAAACCTGGAGGAAATGCAGCCCGGAGAGAGGCAGATGCAGGCACAGCCCAGCACCAGGAAATTGGAACTCCCAGTGAAGAGAGCCTGGAAACCTTAATGGAGTTTGTGAGCAGCCAGGACTCCCCCTGGGCTCTGCCACCTGACTGCAGCCCCGAGGACCAGCACCTGAGGGAGCTGGCAGTACAATCGCCACAGCTTATCCGGGACAACTTCATCTTCTTGTTCTTCAGGTCCTTAAGGATAGTGGATAAAGGA GTAAATGAAGTTGATGAAAATTTGTTGAAGTTTCAAAACCTGGAAGAGCTCATACTCAGTGCCAATCAAATCAGCAAAATAAACTCTGCACACCTTCCTAGAACACTGAAG GTCTTGGAGCTCTGTGGCAATGAGATTGTCGGTTTGCAGGATCTGTGTTCTCACCCACCTCCGGAGCTCCAGCATTTGGGGCTGGGTTACAACAGGCTGCTGGGCTCTTCAGAGGATAAATATCTCACAGCAGAATTCTG GCCAAATCTTCTCTCTCTTGACCTAAGTTTTAATAATTTTACGGATCTGTTGGGCATAGTCTCTAAACTGGCCACTTTGTGGAGGCTCAGAACACTTGTGCTCCTGGGTAATCCACTAGTGCTCATTCCTGGCTACAGAGGTTTTGTAATAGACAGCCTGCCCAAACTCTGTATACTGGATGATAGGAACATATCGCCTGATGAGAAGCATCAGTTCCATGGTCTGTCTAGCAAGCCAG ATCTCATTGTGAATAAAGCACAACTGGTGGTGAGTGTTGGGAAAATCAAAGGCGTCCCCAACCCCATCAAGCCAGAGGAGCTGGAAAGCGGCCCAGAGTCTCCAGTGATCACTCACAGCTACTATGTGACATACGAGTTTGTGGAGAGGGAGAAAGCCGAGGACACTAACAATGCTGAG GTAATAAAATTCCATCAGAGTCAAATGGTGGCTACCCCAAACCCTGGGAGCCCACCAGAGAGTGTTGACACAGGAGGATTGGAGTCTCCAGCTATGTCTTCTCTGCTTCAACAGGAGCCTCCGGCAAACAGGG CAAACAGGCACCTCACTCCTCGGAAGCCCTGGGCTGAGACCATTGAGTGCAGCCACAGGAGGGAGCACGTCACTGGGGATTTAGTGGCACTGAAAgcctttctcatgactggaaccaCCGTCACTGTTGTAGAGGAAAAG CTCAAATACTGCAGCCTGGGCACAAGGCTGTTCTATCTTGCTAGGTGCTTTCATGGCCCATTGCTGCAGCTGTGGCTGAAGATGCAGGCAAGAAGGGGAAGGCAGAGAAGGGAAAAGCAGAGAAGGAGAAGCCAAAGGACGGTG GGCaacaagcagaaaaagaaaaaggaaagcccCATCGAACTCCGCAGCGACCCGCCTCTTTTGAGAAGCCTGGGGTCTGGGCATGTGAATCTGGAGAGCCTCTTAACAGGTGACCAGCTTGTGGCCGTGGTGTGTGACTTCGGGGTCCTCATCACTGAGGAAACAACTCAGCCCCCATCTCCTAAGGAGAAG GATGGTAAGAAGAGCAAagacaagaacaaaaaaacaaaaactggggGAGAAAGTCCTGCAAGCCAGAAAACCACAGTGGCTGCCAAAG gaaaagggaaaaacaaagaaTCTCCTGAAGGGAAGGAAGTCCAAGAAATCCAGCCTGTGCCTCTGACAGTAGAATTCCAAGTTCAATTGATTCAGTGGACAACCGCATTTGATGCCCAGCACCAATAA
- the B3GNT4 gene encoding N-acetyllactosaminide beta-1,3-N-acetylglucosaminyltransferase 4 isoform X3 has translation MGGLSASAAFREHLRRLCLGEFPCGAGSWNRSRFELRKRKPGGNAARREADAGTAQHQEIGTPSEESLETLMEFVSSQDSPWALPPDCSPEDQHLRELAVQSPQLIRDNFIFLFFRSLRIVDKGVNEVDENLLKFQNLEELILSANQISKINSAHLPRTLKVLELCGNEIVGLQDLCSHPPPELQHLGLGYNRLLGSSEDKYLTAEFWPNLLSLDLSFNNFTDLLGIVSKLATLWRLRTLVLLGNPLVLIPGYRGFVIDSLPKLCILDDRNISPDEKHQFHGLSSKPDLIVNKAQLVVSVGKIKGVPNPIKPEELESGPESPVITHSYYVTYEFVEREKAEDTNNAEVIKFHQSQMVATPNPGSPPESVDTGGLESPAMSSLLQQEPPANRANRHLTPRKPWAETIECSHRREHVTGDLVALKAFLMTGTTVTVVEEKVLSWPIAAAVAEDAGKKGKAEKGKAEKEKPKDGGKGNKQKKKKESPIELRSDPPLLRSLGSGHVNLESLLTGDQLVAVVCDFGVLITEETTQPPSPKEKDGKKSKDKNKKTKTGGESPASQKTTVAAKGKGKNKESPEGKEVQEIQPVPLTVEFQVQLIQWTTAFDAQHQ, from the exons ATGGGCGGCCTCAGCGCCTCCGCCGCCTTCCGGGAGCATCTCCGCCGGCTGTGCCTGGGTGAATTCCCCTGCGGCGCCGGCAGCTGG AACAGGTCCCGTTTCGAATTAAGGAAAAGGAAACCTGGAGGAAATGCAGCCCGGAGAGAGGCAGATGCAGGCACAGCCCAGCACCAGGAAATTGGAACTCCCAGTGAAGAGAGCCTGGAAACCTTAATGGAGTTTGTGAGCAGCCAGGACTCCCCCTGGGCTCTGCCACCTGACTGCAGCCCCGAGGACCAGCACCTGAGGGAGCTGGCAGTACAATCGCCACAGCTTATCCGGGACAACTTCATCTTCTTGTTCTTCAGGTCCTTAAGGATAGTGGATAAAGGA GTAAATGAAGTTGATGAAAATTTGTTGAAGTTTCAAAACCTGGAAGAGCTCATACTCAGTGCCAATCAAATCAGCAAAATAAACTCTGCACACCTTCCTAGAACACTGAAG GTCTTGGAGCTCTGTGGCAATGAGATTGTCGGTTTGCAGGATCTGTGTTCTCACCCACCTCCGGAGCTCCAGCATTTGGGGCTGGGTTACAACAGGCTGCTGGGCTCTTCAGAGGATAAATATCTCACAGCAGAATTCTG GCCAAATCTTCTCTCTCTTGACCTAAGTTTTAATAATTTTACGGATCTGTTGGGCATAGTCTCTAAACTGGCCACTTTGTGGAGGCTCAGAACACTTGTGCTCCTGGGTAATCCACTAGTGCTCATTCCTGGCTACAGAGGTTTTGTAATAGACAGCCTGCCCAAACTCTGTATACTGGATGATAGGAACATATCGCCTGATGAGAAGCATCAGTTCCATGGTCTGTCTAGCAAGCCAG ATCTCATTGTGAATAAAGCACAACTGGTGGTGAGTGTTGGGAAAATCAAAGGCGTCCCCAACCCCATCAAGCCAGAGGAGCTGGAAAGCGGCCCAGAGTCTCCAGTGATCACTCACAGCTACTATGTGACATACGAGTTTGTGGAGAGGGAGAAAGCCGAGGACACTAACAATGCTGAG GTAATAAAATTCCATCAGAGTCAAATGGTGGCTACCCCAAACCCTGGGAGCCCACCAGAGAGTGTTGACACAGGAGGATTGGAGTCTCCAGCTATGTCTTCTCTGCTTCAACAGGAGCCTCCGGCAAACAGGG CAAACAGGCACCTCACTCCTCGGAAGCCCTGGGCTGAGACCATTGAGTGCAGCCACAGGAGGGAGCACGTCACTGGGGATTTAGTGGCACTGAAAgcctttctcatgactggaaccaCCGTCACTGTTGTAGAGGAAAAG GTGCTTTCATGGCCCATTGCTGCAGCTGTGGCTGAAGATGCAGGCAAGAAGGGGAAGGCAGAGAAGGGAAAAGCAGAGAAGGAGAAGCCAAAGGACGGTGGTAAG GGCaacaagcagaaaaagaaaaaggaaagcccCATCGAACTCCGCAGCGACCCGCCTCTTTTGAGAAGCCTGGGGTCTGGGCATGTGAATCTGGAGAGCCTCTTAACAGGTGACCAGCTTGTGGCCGTGGTGTGTGACTTCGGGGTCCTCATCACTGAGGAAACAACTCAGCCCCCATCTCCTAAGGAGAAG GATGGTAAGAAGAGCAAagacaagaacaaaaaaacaaaaactggggGAGAAAGTCCTGCAAGCCAGAAAACCACAGTGGCTGCCAAAG gaaaagggaaaaacaaagaaTCTCCTGAAGGGAAGGAAGTCCAAGAAATCCAGCCTGTGCCTCTGACAGTAGAATTCCAAGTTCAATTGATTCAGTGGACAACCGCATTTGATGCCCAGCACCAATAA